A region from the Lentisphaera profundi genome encodes:
- a CDS encoding FAD:protein FMN transferase, producing the protein MNNLLNRRHFLSLSSGASLMLLGLNGHSQTTSLQKHVRCSFALGTKITFTVFHEDEKLANQAIDEALLQIDKVENVMSLYRPDSQLSQLNREGLLRKPHPLFVDTLKRAQEISALSDGAFDITVQPLWNLFRQHSIKGTIPNQDEVAKVKKRVGWQFIDIQDDLICMNKAGGQISLNGIAQGLAADVAQQALKARGIEHALIDAGELSSLGKPQNREAWKIGIQHSRKDEYLGKINLKNRCLSTSGDYQVKFSEDFRLNHLFDPRTGYSPTELSSVSVLAPSAMQADALSTALFVLGQEKAMKLMKNLPQVDAFFVNKKGHIQHTEGFGLA; encoded by the coding sequence ATGAATAATTTATTGAATAGAAGACACTTTTTATCTTTGAGCTCAGGAGCATCACTCATGCTCCTAGGCTTGAATGGTCACAGTCAAACAACAAGCCTACAAAAGCATGTCCGCTGCTCTTTTGCGCTGGGAACGAAAATAACTTTTACAGTTTTTCATGAAGATGAAAAGTTAGCCAATCAGGCTATCGATGAGGCCTTGCTTCAAATTGATAAAGTCGAGAACGTAATGAGCCTCTATCGTCCTGACAGCCAATTAAGTCAACTCAATCGCGAAGGTCTTTTGCGTAAGCCGCACCCTTTATTTGTCGATACTTTAAAAAGAGCTCAGGAAATTTCAGCATTATCTGATGGCGCTTTTGACATTACAGTTCAGCCTCTCTGGAATCTCTTTAGACAGCATTCTATCAAGGGAACTATACCAAATCAAGATGAAGTCGCAAAGGTAAAGAAGCGAGTTGGCTGGCAGTTCATCGATATTCAAGATGATTTAATCTGTATGAATAAGGCCGGTGGCCAAATAAGCCTCAATGGTATTGCTCAAGGTTTAGCGGCAGATGTAGCTCAACAAGCTCTAAAAGCTAGGGGAATAGAACACGCTCTTATTGACGCCGGAGAATTGAGCTCGCTTGGTAAACCGCAAAATAGAGAGGCATGGAAAATTGGCATTCAGCATAGTCGAAAAGATGAATACTTGGGTAAAATCAACTTAAAAAATCGCTGCTTATCGACTTCGGGTGATTATCAGGTGAAATTCTCTGAGGACTTTCGCCTCAATCATTTATTCGATCCAAGAACGGGATACTCCCCTACTGAGCTTTCTAGTGTCTCGGTTTTGGCTCCTAGTGCCATGCAAGCCGATGCCTTGTCGACGGCCCTCTTTGTGCTTGGTCAAGAAAAGGCAATGAAGCTCATGAAAAACCTTCCTCAGGTCGATGCATTTTTTGTCAATAAAAAGGGGCATATACAACACACAGAAGGTTTTGGACTTGCTTAA
- a CDS encoding FAD-dependent oxidoreductase has product MRITYYLKLAVIFALLPLSGYSLDKLVESKASLPLAYDVDVLVAGSSLAGIEAACAAADNGASVLVIESRPYLGYDICANQKLWLDPGEKPQTEISQWIFDNKRQTTPLKVKGLFDKVLLKRNVQFLTGSFPAELLVNENGKPAGMTMVNRSGRQAIRAKVIIDATPYATLIRQLPNALTDFQVGEKQAAFTVIGGDLKKANEIISGKQVPNLQFSSKHQVKKNKKKTWVTKNYPVYHYDAKVDLKDDTYREHSKALHKIRSMVSDSKMADHSEGLLVFPERMIHAKKASEDSHDLNNYLPKGFDNIFSLNAYAGIKENSARLQLLKSPYQFAPIGKKLGAEAAKIAKQAKASQTIDYIASKAKNGKLIVSEQAKSFRFNDRPQLVLSDHDLPVLGRWDVVVVGAGTSGAPAALGAARAGAKTLAIEYMDELGGVGTAGLISTYWYGFRFGYTAEVDKALGTKESWNQIQKSEWLRQQLLKSGAELWFASYGCGVVTKGNKVVGIVVATPFGRGIVLADVVVDGTGNSDLAAAAKAKTQYSISKHGDLSVQISNYSYRKLGYGTNNPARYMLNDNDIFDRWHLKLSARQEAYKNPAVHDMGQLIPSRDRRRIIGEYVLTTEDILTKRTFPDTISHHKSNFDAGAHPDTEMFLIKDMKGPVFTCDMPYRSVIPQGLEGLLVIGLGASADRDAMTLVRMQPDLQNQGYAVGMAAAMAVLTTGGNVRDIDIKMLQRELVNNNCLNKRVLTDRDSFPLSQDKIKQAVKELHALTIDVHQKPGKDDTHTALAVVISHPKESIPLLKGAYTKTTNPQAKINFARILAILGDQTGKKTLIEAVKKAPNWGDGWDYSNQRKYANTYGPVDRIVLALGFLNTKEIHPPLLEKLQQLNLQSPLSHYKALCLALRMNKDKSLAEPLAKFLKEKKLKGHTQALSYYSEFKANKNAYIRQGVNTKGGAMVNNKFKELLIAALLFECGDYQNQGRKILEAYTKDVNGHFAEYANKVLTHGTAMSKQ; this is encoded by the coding sequence ATGAGAATAACTTACTACCTTAAGCTCGCAGTCATCTTTGCGCTATTGCCACTCTCCGGCTATTCACTTGATAAACTTGTTGAATCCAAGGCATCACTTCCACTGGCCTATGATGTGGATGTGCTCGTCGCCGGCAGTTCACTGGCGGGCATTGAAGCCGCTTGCGCCGCGGCAGACAATGGAGCTTCCGTACTCGTCATTGAGTCACGCCCCTATCTTGGTTACGACATCTGTGCCAATCAAAAATTGTGGCTTGATCCAGGAGAAAAACCGCAAACTGAAATCTCACAATGGATATTTGATAATAAACGTCAAACGACGCCCCTCAAGGTCAAGGGCCTTTTTGATAAAGTTCTCCTTAAAAGAAATGTTCAATTTTTGACGGGGAGCTTTCCTGCCGAATTGTTAGTTAACGAAAATGGTAAGCCAGCCGGTATGACCATGGTGAACCGCAGTGGTCGACAGGCCATTCGCGCAAAAGTTATCATTGATGCCACACCTTATGCTACCTTGATTCGTCAGTTACCCAATGCTTTAACTGACTTTCAAGTGGGTGAAAAACAAGCTGCTTTCACTGTGATTGGCGGTGACTTAAAAAAGGCCAACGAAATTATCAGTGGCAAGCAAGTTCCAAACCTACAATTTTCTTCAAAACACCAAGTCAAGAAAAATAAGAAAAAAACATGGGTGACTAAAAACTACCCCGTTTATCACTACGATGCCAAAGTTGATTTAAAAGATGACACTTACCGCGAGCATAGTAAAGCTCTTCATAAGATCAGATCAATGGTCTCTGATTCAAAGATGGCTGACCACTCAGAGGGTCTATTAGTCTTCCCTGAAAGAATGATCCATGCTAAAAAGGCCAGTGAAGATAGTCATGATCTAAATAACTATCTTCCCAAGGGCTTTGATAACATTTTCAGTTTGAATGCTTATGCGGGGATTAAAGAGAATTCCGCTCGTCTTCAACTTTTAAAAAGTCCTTACCAATTCGCTCCCATCGGCAAAAAATTAGGTGCTGAAGCCGCAAAAATTGCGAAACAAGCAAAAGCAAGTCAAACAATCGATTACATAGCTTCTAAAGCTAAAAATGGGAAACTCATCGTATCTGAACAGGCCAAGAGTTTTCGTTTTAATGATCGTCCTCAGCTAGTACTCTCAGATCATGATTTACCTGTTTTAGGCCGATGGGATGTGGTAGTCGTTGGTGCAGGGACATCGGGCGCACCGGCAGCGCTTGGTGCCGCAAGGGCTGGAGCAAAAACTCTCGCCATCGAATACATGGATGAGTTGGGTGGCGTTGGAACTGCTGGTTTAATTTCAACTTATTGGTATGGTTTCCGCTTTGGCTACACCGCAGAAGTGGATAAAGCTCTTGGCACTAAAGAAAGCTGGAATCAAATACAAAAATCCGAGTGGCTTCGTCAGCAATTACTCAAAAGTGGTGCTGAACTATGGTTTGCCAGCTATGGCTGTGGCGTCGTGACAAAAGGTAATAAAGTTGTCGGTATAGTTGTCGCTACTCCTTTCGGACGAGGCATTGTTCTGGCCGATGTCGTAGTTGATGGCACTGGCAACTCAGATTTAGCTGCCGCAGCCAAGGCAAAAACTCAGTACAGCATCTCCAAACATGGCGACTTATCTGTACAAATTTCTAATTATTCCTATCGCAAACTTGGTTATGGCACGAATAACCCCGCCCGTTACATGCTTAATGATAACGATATTTTCGATCGCTGGCACCTTAAATTATCCGCTAGGCAAGAAGCGTATAAAAACCCAGCAGTTCACGATATGGGTCAACTGATACCTTCACGAGACCGTCGTCGCATCATCGGTGAATATGTTTTAACTACCGAAGATATTCTCACTAAGCGTACTTTCCCGGATACCATCAGCCATCACAAAAGTAACTTCGATGCCGGAGCTCACCCTGATACTGAGATGTTCTTAATCAAAGATATGAAAGGCCCCGTTTTTACTTGTGACATGCCTTACCGCTCGGTTATACCACAAGGACTCGAGGGACTTCTTGTTATCGGCCTAGGCGCAAGTGCTGATCGCGATGCCATGACCTTAGTTCGCATGCAACCCGATTTACAAAACCAGGGCTACGCTGTGGGTATGGCGGCGGCCATGGCTGTACTGACTACTGGTGGAAATGTACGGGACATCGATATAAAAATGCTACAAAGAGAATTAGTGAATAACAATTGTCTGAACAAAAGAGTTCTTACTGATCGTGATTCCTTCCCACTTAGTCAAGATAAAATTAAACAGGCTGTGAAGGAGCTGCATGCTCTTACGATAGATGTGCATCAAAAACCAGGAAAGGACGACACCCATACCGCTTTAGCCGTAGTTATAAGTCACCCCAAAGAATCGATTCCTTTGCTGAAAGGTGCCTATACTAAGACTACGAATCCTCAAGCTAAAATAAATTTCGCCCGCATCTTAGCCATCCTCGGTGACCAAACGGGTAAGAAAACACTGATCGAAGCCGTCAAAAAAGCGCCTAATTGGGGAGATGGCTGGGACTATAGTAACCAGCGTAAATATGCCAACACCTATGGCCCTGTGGATCGAATTGTCCTTGCTCTAGGTTTTTTAAACACTAAAGAAATCCACCCGCCTCTACTAGAAAAGCTCCAACAATTGAACTTACAAAGCCCACTTTCCCATTACAAAGCTCTATGCTTAGCCTTGAGAATGAACAAGGATAAATCATTGGCTGAACCACTGGCTAAATTCCTCAAAGAGAAAAAACTAAAAGGTCATACTCAGGCACTTAGTTATTACAGTGAATTCAAAGCAAATAAAAATGCCTATATCCGTCAGGGTGTGAATACCAAAGGTGGCGCAATGGTGAATAATAAATTCAAAGAGCTTTTGATCGCGGCGCTTCTTTTTGAATGTGGAGATTATCAAAATCAAGGGCGCAAAATTTTAGAAGCCTATACCAAAGATGTGAATGGACATTTTGCGGAATACGCAAATAAAGTCTTGACCCATGGCACGGCCATGAGCAAACAATAA
- a CDS encoding arylsulfatase, with translation MKKLTPIITLKLGSLAALLISFFLSNTLLAAENPNIIVILADDLGYSDLGIYGGEIETPNIDQLAREGVRFTGLKNASRCTPSRASFLTGRYSHSVGVGAMSKDENLPAYRGQLSADAPTIAEIMKAQGYATGIVGKWHQTYTGKSKQKALYPLDRGFDFFYGTWWGAKDYFSPKFMMKNDEHIPDDTKYPDDFYLTHALSDSAIEFVEAQIDQQKPFFLYLAHYAPHAPIQAPKDRVQKCIERYKVGFTQLQRERLKRQKKLGVAPKNAVLRDQANNWNKLSEKDKGEWVNTMATYAAMIEIMDDGIGQLIDVLKKKNQYDNTLIIFLSDNGSTPERKGKRNLANFCAELSNTPYSGVKAHALEGGISSPLIVSWPEQLAEYANQIRHGHCHIIDILPTCLEASGINFPGSFKGITPVRPDGISLMAGVKGAELEKRTFFWEHHKSRAVYHDGWKLVNDKSTWKLYDLKNDPSEQSDLSKQYPERTEELKVLWTKWGTDYGVIRLPSNQKKRKK, from the coding sequence ATGAAAAAATTAACCCCAATAATCACATTAAAATTGGGCTCACTTGCAGCACTATTGATTTCATTCTTCTTGAGTAATACTCTTCTTGCTGCCGAAAACCCCAATATAATTGTGATCCTTGCCGATGATTTGGGTTATTCCGATCTAGGGATCTATGGTGGCGAAATCGAAACCCCCAATATCGATCAACTAGCGCGGGAAGGAGTACGCTTTACGGGGCTAAAGAATGCCTCGCGTTGTACACCATCACGAGCGTCCTTCTTGACGGGTCGCTATTCGCATTCAGTTGGCGTGGGTGCGATGTCAAAAGACGAGAATCTACCCGCTTATCGCGGACAGCTTTCAGCCGATGCACCAACCATAGCTGAAATCATGAAAGCACAAGGCTACGCAACGGGCATTGTCGGCAAATGGCACCAGACCTATACCGGCAAGTCGAAACAAAAAGCACTGTACCCGCTCGATCGTGGCTTTGATTTTTTTTACGGCACCTGGTGGGGCGCTAAGGATTACTTCAGCCCTAAATTCATGATGAAGAATGATGAGCACATACCCGATGACACAAAATATCCAGATGACTTTTATCTAACGCATGCGCTTTCAGATTCAGCTATTGAGTTTGTCGAAGCACAAATTGATCAACAAAAGCCATTCTTTCTTTACCTAGCGCATTATGCCCCTCACGCTCCAATTCAGGCTCCAAAAGATAGAGTTCAAAAATGTATTGAGCGTTATAAAGTTGGATTTACCCAATTACAACGCGAGCGACTCAAACGTCAGAAAAAACTAGGTGTAGCGCCAAAGAATGCTGTTCTTCGGGATCAAGCAAATAACTGGAATAAACTCAGTGAGAAAGATAAAGGTGAATGGGTAAATACTATGGCAACTTATGCCGCTATGATTGAAATTATGGATGATGGCATTGGCCAACTCATCGATGTCTTGAAGAAAAAGAATCAGTACGATAACACCTTGATCATCTTTCTAAGTGACAATGGTTCCACGCCTGAAAGAAAGGGAAAGAGAAATCTAGCCAATTTTTGTGCGGAATTGAGTAATACTCCCTACAGCGGCGTCAAGGCTCATGCCCTCGAGGGTGGCATTTCTTCGCCACTTATTGTCAGCTGGCCCGAGCAACTTGCGGAATACGCAAATCAAATACGTCATGGTCACTGCCATATCATCGATATTTTACCAACTTGTCTGGAAGCAAGCGGAATCAATTTCCCCGGTTCATTTAAAGGCATAACTCCAGTGCGCCCGGATGGCATAAGCTTGATGGCCGGAGTCAAAGGAGCTGAATTAGAAAAGCGTACATTCTTTTGGGAACATCATAAAAGTCGCGCGGTTTACCATGATGGTTGGAAACTTGTCAATGATAAAAGTACTTGGAAGCTTTACGATCTAAAAAATGACCCCAGCGAACAATCCGATTTATCGAAGCAATACCCGGAAAGGACTGAAGAACTTAAAGTGTTGTGGACTAAATGGGGCACAGATTACGGTGTAATTCGCTTACCATCAAATCAGAAGAAGAGAAAGAAATAA
- a CDS encoding FAD-dependent oxidoreductase has translation MKPSFFFTTILLSLLLSLDIHAQSNSMTVSESERQIPLSYDVDVIVVGGTLRGVAAAEAAAKAGAKVFLVTDRPYLGEDVCATQRLWIKSDQKPKTELGESIYGKARKTKNGYSIVTPMDVKRKLDEALLNKEVPYLYGSYLTEILHDPNGEVAGIVVANRSGRQAIRGKLIIDATDRAFAARMAGANFTTYPAGPQKFKRIIVGGEPNKEAKNLGFQYTVVQVANKPKTIRNSYAVYEYDLEISMKDGSFKSFIKADKLARDKSYQFGQATYSEKLFQIPPDNLKSIKSHKGSWQEAKQIPLAAMTPKGLKHLYVLGGCADISRDAAEQLLRPLNSLQLGQILGTKVADIAKKRDLAPADQLVVAGHGGKATIQAEVGDVLTGLRWKPSEGSVRSPARALPVIARYDTVVVGGGTGGAAAGIGAARAGARTLVIEHLHGLGGVGTLGRIAIYYNGNKAGFNAEVEREITALADEKFKPRSIHKNIPFDIETKMEWLRKEINKAGGEVWYLTLGVGSVVQDKRFTGVVVATPEGRGVILANTVIDSTGNSVIPHCAGLKTQMIDKEHISVQGTGLPPWHPGENMMNSDWTFGYDDDVLDIWRMHVVAKQKFKNDYDLGQLVDSRVRRRIYGDVYITPMDILNKRVFPDVITVAKSDFDNHGFSRHNMFMVYRPAREYMYGNIPYRALLPKGYDGILVTGLGISGDGDAMPVIRMQRDIENHSYAAGYASAMAARDQSTVRKIDIKELQRHLVDIGTIPEKFIGAKDSFPLSKSTIRDAVKSLGKDYSGIEKILTQVDSAIPMMQEAYKASNDHEVKLRYAHVLGLLHDATGVDNLLTAVSEAKWDKGWKFKGCGNFGPTTSPLDNLIIALGRTGDERALPILIEKAEQLDTNHALSHFRALSVAFEALKKPDAAKALAALLELPKTKGNAFLDINKVNKITPANNYDCTTREVSLRELIVARALYRCGDYQGMGKKTLEAYSKDFRGHYAIHARAILKEQN, from the coding sequence ATGAAGCCCTCATTTTTTTTCACAACCATATTACTAAGTTTATTATTATCGCTAGACATCCATGCACAGTCAAATTCAATGACTGTTAGTGAATCTGAACGCCAGATTCCTCTATCCTATGATGTCGATGTCATTGTCGTTGGCGGGACTCTACGAGGTGTAGCAGCGGCTGAAGCGGCTGCCAAAGCAGGAGCAAAAGTTTTTCTTGTAACTGATCGTCCTTATTTAGGTGAAGATGTCTGCGCCACTCAGAGGTTATGGATTAAATCCGATCAAAAGCCAAAGACTGAATTGGGTGAATCAATTTATGGTAAAGCCCGCAAAACAAAAAATGGCTACTCAATTGTTACACCAATGGATGTCAAGCGAAAGCTCGATGAAGCCCTGTTAAATAAAGAAGTTCCTTATCTCTATGGTAGTTACCTGACTGAAATTCTTCACGATCCAAATGGCGAGGTCGCCGGGATTGTAGTAGCGAATCGCTCTGGTAGACAGGCGATACGTGGTAAGCTTATCATTGATGCTACAGATCGTGCTTTTGCAGCTCGAATGGCCGGAGCAAATTTCACGACTTACCCTGCGGGCCCACAGAAATTCAAACGTATAATTGTTGGAGGTGAGCCAAATAAAGAAGCAAAAAATTTAGGTTTTCAGTACACCGTTGTGCAAGTAGCTAACAAGCCGAAAACCATCAGGAATTCTTACGCAGTTTATGAATATGATTTAGAAATCTCCATGAAAGATGGCTCCTTCAAATCTTTTATTAAAGCCGATAAGCTTGCCCGCGATAAAAGCTACCAATTCGGTCAGGCGACTTACTCAGAGAAGCTATTTCAAATTCCACCAGATAACTTAAAATCGATCAAATCTCACAAAGGCTCATGGCAAGAGGCAAAACAAATCCCCTTAGCTGCCATGACTCCAAAAGGCTTGAAGCACCTTTATGTCCTTGGCGGCTGTGCTGATATATCACGGGACGCAGCTGAACAATTACTCAGACCACTTAATAGCTTACAGCTCGGCCAAATCCTAGGTACAAAGGTCGCAGACATTGCTAAGAAGAGAGACTTAGCTCCAGCGGATCAACTTGTGGTTGCCGGACATGGTGGCAAAGCGACAATCCAAGCTGAAGTGGGAGACGTTTTAACTGGTCTGCGCTGGAAGCCTAGCGAAGGATCTGTTCGCAGTCCTGCCAGAGCTTTACCCGTAATTGCTCGTTACGACACAGTGGTTGTCGGTGGTGGAACTGGCGGAGCGGCTGCCGGTATTGGTGCTGCTAGAGCCGGGGCTCGCACGCTTGTTATTGAGCATTTGCACGGCCTTGGCGGCGTTGGAACTCTGGGCCGTATTGCCATTTATTACAACGGCAATAAAGCCGGCTTTAATGCCGAAGTAGAAAGAGAAATCACGGCACTAGCGGATGAAAAGTTTAAACCAAGAAGCATCCATAAAAACATCCCTTTTGACATCGAAACCAAGATGGAGTGGTTGCGCAAAGAAATCAATAAAGCCGGTGGTGAGGTTTGGTACCTGACTCTGGGTGTCGGTTCAGTTGTACAAGACAAGCGCTTTACGGGGGTGGTTGTGGCCACACCAGAAGGCCGTGGTGTCATTCTCGCCAATACCGTCATTGACTCAACTGGTAACTCAGTCATCCCTCACTGTGCCGGACTGAAAACTCAAATGATCGACAAAGAACATATCTCTGTTCAAGGTACCGGCTTACCTCCCTGGCACCCCGGTGAAAATATGATGAACTCGGACTGGACATTTGGCTACGATGACGATGTTTTGGATATTTGGCGTATGCACGTAGTAGCAAAACAAAAATTCAAAAATGATTATGATTTAGGTCAACTCGTTGATTCACGAGTCAGGCGTCGCATCTATGGCGATGTCTACATTACTCCAATGGACATCCTCAATAAGCGAGTCTTCCCGGACGTGATCACTGTGGCCAAAAGTGACTTTGATAATCATGGTTTCTCTAGACATAACATGTTTATGGTTTATCGCCCGGCAAGAGAGTACATGTACGGCAACATACCTTACCGGGCTTTATTACCCAAAGGCTACGATGGCATCCTGGTAACCGGGCTCGGAATCAGTGGTGATGGCGATGCCATGCCGGTTATTCGTATGCAAAGGGACATCGAAAACCACAGTTATGCCGCTGGTTATGCTTCCGCAATGGCGGCTCGAGATCAATCAACTGTGCGTAAAATTGATATCAAAGAACTGCAAAGACACTTAGTCGACATTGGTACCATTCCAGAGAAATTTATCGGTGCGAAAGATAGTTTTCCTTTAAGTAAAAGTACTATTCGTGATGCCGTAAAAAGCCTTGGCAAGGATTACTCCGGTATTGAGAAAATTTTAACTCAAGTCGATAGCGCAATTCCAATGATGCAGGAGGCTTACAAAGCTTCAAATGATCACGAAGTTAAACTGCGTTATGCCCATGTACTTGGCCTTTTACACGATGCTACTGGTGTTGATAATTTATTGACTGCAGTCAGTGAAGCCAAGTGGGACAAAGGCTGGAAATTTAAAGGCTGCGGTAACTTTGGCCCAACCACAAGTCCTTTGGATAATTTGATCATTGCCCTGGGACGTACAGGTGACGAAAGAGCTCTGCCTATACTCATCGAAAAAGCTGAGCAGCTTGATACAAACCATGCCCTATCGCACTTTCGCGCCCTGTCTGTAGCTTTTGAAGCTCTCAAAAAACCTGATGCAGCAAAAGCGCTCGCCGCACTTTTGGAACTCCCTAAAACAAAAGGCAATGCCTTTTTGGACATAAATAAAGTTAATAAAATAACGCCTGCTAATAATTATGATTGTACAACTCGCGAGGTTTCATTGAGAGAACTCATAGTCGCACGGGCCTTGTACCGCTGCGGGGATTATCAGGGCATGGGCAAGAAGACCCTTGAGGCTTACAGTAAGGATTTCCGTGGCCACTATGCGATTCACGCAAGAGCTATTTTAAAAGAACAGAATTAA
- a CDS encoding glycoside hydrolase family 88/105 protein, whose product MMKNLSLLFCTILNIGVLAEEPKALPTEAAIKMAETVIAETALEKDQQPTRYNYWMYQNYIIAEGIKNMGDALGRPEFSEYKEKQLMYFCDSYKKITDTRSQNHYLKPNSLWHSGMVASFVEAQATSNHPEIARGISYFQGMLNRAPKITDGTHTRYKPRWKSKGVQIDDLYMLVPYWVRKSKQSGNPKYLEKAIEETLNYNKYLWNPQTKLMHCLWLEKKPEAKIHHWGRGNGWFVMAITDLLNFVPENHPKRAELLKIYNNVMLGLMARQNKDGLWHQVLNRPESYTETSCSGMFTYSLLLGSNKGWLPSSARTAGIKGWNGLQTKLTDKNQLKDVCVGTDMSEKVQYFFTRPRVTHDQHGIGPFLLAAAEIIKLKSNKL is encoded by the coding sequence ATGATGAAAAATCTAAGCTTGTTATTTTGTACTATTTTAAACATTGGTGTTTTGGCTGAAGAGCCTAAAGCCTTGCCTACAGAAGCTGCCATTAAAATGGCTGAGACTGTCATTGCTGAAACCGCTTTAGAAAAAGATCAACAGCCTACGCGTTACAATTACTGGATGTACCAAAACTACATAATTGCCGAAGGCATAAAAAATATGGGGGATGCCTTGGGTCGCCCAGAATTCAGTGAATATAAAGAAAAACAACTCATGTATTTCTGTGATTCTTATAAAAAAATTACAGATACACGATCACAAAATCATTACCTAAAACCAAATTCTCTATGGCATAGTGGTATGGTTGCCAGTTTTGTTGAAGCACAGGCGACAAGCAATCATCCCGAAATTGCCCGTGGAATATCTTACTTCCAAGGCATGTTGAATAGAGCGCCTAAAATTACCGATGGAACACACACTCGCTATAAACCTCGATGGAAGTCAAAGGGTGTGCAAATTGACGATTTATACATGCTTGTTCCCTACTGGGTACGTAAATCCAAGCAAAGTGGCAATCCAAAATACCTTGAGAAAGCCATAGAAGAAACTCTTAACTACAATAAGTATTTGTGGAATCCGCAAACAAAACTGATGCATTGTCTATGGCTGGAAAAGAAGCCAGAAGCCAAAATTCATCACTGGGGACGTGGCAATGGCTGGTTTGTCATGGCCATTACTGACTTATTGAACTTTGTTCCTGAAAATCACCCAAAAAGAGCTGAACTCCTAAAGATCTACAATAATGTTATGCTAGGTCTTATGGCTCGTCAAAATAAAGACGGCCTATGGCACCAGGTTTTAAATCGCCCTGAAAGTTATACCGAAACATCCTGCTCCGGCATGTTTACCTACAGTCTCTTACTCGGCTCTAACAAGGGTTGGTTACCTTCATCGGCGCGTACTGCAGGTATCAAAGGTTGGAATGGACTGCAGACAAAGTTAACGGATAAAAATCAACTCAAAGACGTGTGTGTCGGAACGGATATGTCCGAAAAAGTGCAATACTTTTTTACGCGCCCCCGAGTCACCCACGATCAACATGGCATAGGCCCCTTCCTATTGGCTGCCGCAGAAATTATTAAACTTAAGTCAAACAAGCTCTAA
- a CDS encoding glycoside hydrolase family 88/105 protein, translating into MKHLILLLCAVLVTSTYGQEAKPLPVKSAIKMAETLVANTALKKGQKPRRYNYWMYQNYMITEGIKAMGEALGRPDFSSYQNKQMLYFLEEYKKIKPMTGMYLHPGTMWHCGMVASLYDLKKTSDHPEIDRGISYFQKMLNNAPKVADGTLARYRPEWKSKAIQIDDLYMVSPYWVRKSVDHGEAKYLDLAIEETLSYYKHLWNAETKLFNCLWLEKKPEIKIPHWARGNGWFVLGITDLLNFVPENHPKRAELLEVYNNVMQGLVARQNKDGLWHQVLDHPESYTETSSSGMFTYSLLHGSAKGWLPPSARTAGLKGWNGLQTKLTDKNQLKDVCRSTGMSEDLDYYFNRERITHDQHGIGPFLLAAAEIIKLKSNKL; encoded by the coding sequence ATGAAACATCTAATATTACTACTGTGTGCAGTCTTAGTGACTAGCACTTATGGACAAGAAGCAAAACCCTTGCCGGTGAAGTCTGCCATTAAAATGGCTGAGACGCTAGTCGCGAACACTGCTCTTAAAAAAGGCCAAAAGCCAAGGCGTTATAATTACTGGATGTACCAAAATTACATGATAACAGAGGGTATAAAGGCGATGGGCGAGGCTTTAGGTCGCCCGGACTTCAGCTCTTATCAAAATAAACAGATGCTGTACTTTCTCGAAGAGTACAAAAAAATTAAACCTATGACGGGCATGTACCTACATCCAGGAACCATGTGGCACTGTGGTATGGTCGCTAGCCTTTATGACTTAAAAAAAACAAGTGACCATCCGGAAATTGATCGAGGAATTAGCTATTTTCAAAAGATGTTAAATAATGCTCCTAAAGTAGCTGATGGTACCTTAGCTCGATATAGACCTGAGTGGAAATCTAAGGCTATTCAAATTGATGACTTGTACATGGTTAGCCCATACTGGGTGCGTAAATCGGTTGATCATGGCGAAGCTAAATATCTTGATTTGGCGATCGAAGAAACCCTTAGTTATTACAAGCATCTGTGGAACGCTGAGACAAAATTATTTAATTGTCTATGGCTCGAAAAAAAGCCGGAGATTAAGATTCCGCACTGGGCTAGAGGCAATGGCTGGTTTGTTCTGGGCATCACGGATTTGCTAAATTTCGTGCCCGAAAACCATCCGAAACGAGCTGAGCTTTTAGAGGTCTATAATAATGTTATGCAGGGTCTTGTGGCGCGTCAAAATAAAGATGGCTTATGGCATCAGGTATTAGATCACCCGGAAAGTTATACCGAGACATCGAGCTCCGGCATGTTCACTTACAGCCTATTGCACGGCTCTGCCAAGGGCTGGTTGCCGCCATCTGCTCGCACTGCCGGCTTAAAAGGTTGGAACGGACTGCAGACGAAGTTAACAGACAAAAATCAATTAAAAGATGTTTGTAGGAGTACCGGTATGTCTGAGGACCTCGACTACTACTTTAACCGTGAACGGATTACCCACGATCAACACGGCATAGGCCCCTTCCTATTGGCTGCCGCAGAAATTATTAAACTTAAGTCAAACAAGCTCTAA